One genomic segment of Desmodus rotundus isolate HL8 chromosome 5, HLdesRot8A.1, whole genome shotgun sequence includes these proteins:
- the C5H2orf78 gene encoding uncharacterized protein C2orf78 homolog, with amino-acid sequence MMSMQVNIKWTGLRREKLYRLGTENFQNPPFLGNPDSLHLSLPVVSDAASLTGSVCNFSRVPAPALSSAWLFPSASGTSFQPSMGSSYLYQHAGATMLSGGAGQRQVSSTSAASNPGTFEWAITGGSKKKSSSLRDFNVTVIDQDTAVSSMSMASQYDTTSDANNMTSLYTSLSAHVVQQAPSQIPNQEHSLSLPYQGVIQGYYCNQGPLGLLPSGELSPYLQSYGSVVSYMESRTSVPQPELVMVLKEIQPTNVIPPASTSGSYSSVSTQPITQTSFQVMEYSLGMETSLGLQPPSQTFCLPQYPDFPKSYTSRNIQTLESNPPSVIGDISMVVPVQSSSNLLALPPSPSQEQEENKNLDDIKDKLSKPLDAYHFPIGIQDSPLLPLEVPDIHQLLASIDPLLSEKQPDCENDDLRNNSLSLKYSPKNKEPLEYVTEYNDGFADIATLVEDIHLPQILNSLDDLDQSKGPKEVKTKNTRALKLNEVQENSSIIKAPSDQARKNKQNKASEPISDAPKAKIKPESPDSMCLGEAGIYNAAASDRAPESTAKHPNSKPQKAASSRNRITKGHGQEKNRRNKDNSNRAGDGRQSGKKLKAEEKSAIPKMKRKKNQPELTQETFKKPRTHLGMQMLESVQVFHALGKRPDKKTELSSSRALGNSSNPKRPQSPPPTKRWLDTLGEGKGPEKTQLTCQKPDGSAEKECSSPSQYELPPPGKVKLVPLPFLNLDKPQARPVPRRPQSLASRRPAVANPAQPISSNQSQSPLTSPARPGSNSTQPEAVNSSRPTPASLTGPARPAQPISTNPSRPGLTNTTCPGVPQPAAPRPGIYKTSACTSFQREPIRTAVTKPLTPPKPQNQYLLQDFALQPNPWKQATVLGPVMSKPITDEQRPEREAMKRMAQLERENAAKYTSLGKVQYFIEREKEMEISRYYGYAI; translated from the exons ATGATGAGTATGCAAGTGAACATTAAGTGGACAGGGCTACGGAGAGAAAAGTTATACAGACTGGGCACAG AGAATTTCCAAAATCCACCTTTCCTTGGAAATCCAGATTCTCTGCACCTCTCTCTTCCTGTAGTGAGTGATGCAGCTTCCCTAACAGGAAGTGTCTGCAATTTCTCCAGAGTCCCTGCTCCTGCTCTCAGTTCAGCATGGCTATTTCCATCAGCCTCTGGCACCTCATTCCAACCATCCATGGGTAGTTCCTACCTTTACCAGCATGCTGGTGCAACTATGTTGTCTGGAGGGGCTGGCCAGAGGCAAGTCTCCTCCACCTCAGCTGCTTCCAATCCTGGTACTTTTGAGTGGGCAATCACAGGAGGCTCTAAGAAGAAATCATCATCACTCAGAGATTTCAATGTGACTGTCATTGACCAGGACACAGCTGTGTCTTCCATGTCCATGGCATCCCAGTATGATACCACTTCAGATGCCAACAACATGACCTCTCTGTATACATCACTTTCTGCCCATGTTGTCCAGCAGGCACCATCTCAGATTCCAAATCAGGAACATAGCCTGTCACTTCCCTACCAGGGGGTAATTCAAGGATATTACTGTAATCAAGGCCCATTGGGGCTTCTGCCATCTGGAGAACTCAGCCCCTACCTCCAATCCTACGGCTCCGTTGTTTCTTACATGGAGAGCAGGACCTCTGTCCCTCAACCTGAGTTGGTCATGGTACTAAAGGAGATTCAGCCCACAAATGTGATACCACCAGCCTCCACCTCAGGAAGCTACTCTTCTGTGTCTACTCAACCCATCACACAGACAAGTTTTCAAG TGATGGAGTATTCCCTGGGGATGGAGACTTCCCTGGGATTGCAACCTCCAAGCCAAACATTTTGTCTACCACAATATCCAGACTTCCCTAAGTCCTACACTAGCAGAAATATCCAGACACTGGAGAGTAATCCACCTTCTGTGATTGGGGACATTTCAATGGTAGTTCCAGTCCAGAGTTCTAGTAATCTCCTGGCACTGCCTCCATCTCCAAGccaagaacaggaagagaataaGAATTTGGATGATATTAAAGACAAACTTTCAAAGCCTCTTGATGCCTACCATTTTCCAATAGGAATCCAAGATTCTCCATTGCTCCCCTTAGAAGTGCCTGATATTCACCAGCTCCTGGCTAGCATTGATCCGCTACTCTCAGAAAAGCAGCCTGATTGTGAAAACGATGATCTCAGAAACAATAGCCTGAGTCTTAAATACAGTCCTAAAAACAAAGAGCCACTTGAATATGTGACTGAATACAATGATGGCTTTGCAGACATTGCTACACTGGTGGAAGATATTCACCTTCCACAGATCTTAAATTCCTTGGATGACCTTGATCAATCCAAAGGTCCCAAGGAGGTCAAGACCAAAAATACCAGAGCCCTCAAATTGAACGAGGTGCAGGAAAACTCAAGCATCATTAAGGCTCCTTCGGATCAAGCTAGGAAGAACAAGCAGAATAAAGCCTCTGAGCCCATCAGTGATGCTCCCAAGGCCAAAATCAAGCCCGAGAGCCCAGATAGCATGTGCTTGGGGGAGGCGGGTATTTACAATGCTGCAGCCAGTGACAGGGCCCCTGAGAGCACAGCCAAGCATCCTAACAGCAAGCCTCAGAAAGCTGCATCCAGCAGGAACAGAATAACTAAGGGCCACGGGcaggaaaagaacagaagaaacaaagaCAATTCCAACAGAGCTGGAGATGGCAGGCAATCAGGGAAAAAACTCAAGGCAGAGGAGAAGTCAGCAATTCCTaagatgaagaggaagaaaaatcagcCTGAGTTGACCCAAGAGACCTTCAAAAAGCCTCGGACTCACCTAGGTATGCAAATGCTGGAGTCTGTGCAGGTGTTTCATGCACTGGGGAAGAGGCCCgataagaaaactgaactgtCTTCCTCCCGGGCCCTAGGAAACTCAAGCAACCCCAAACGACCCCAGTCACCCCCACCTACCAAAAGATGGCTGGATACCTTGGGTGAAGGCAAAGGTCCTGAGAAAACTCAACTCACATGCCAGAAACCAGATGGCAGTGCTGAAAAAGAGTGTTCATCTCCATCTCAATACGAGCTGCCACCTCCTGGCAAGGTCAAGTTGGTACCTTTGCCTTTTCTTAACTTGGACAAGCCTCAAGCTCGACCAGTTCCTCGCAGGCCACAGTCTCTGGCATCACGTCGGCCTGCTGTGGCTAACCCTG CTCAGCCAATTTCCAGCAACCAATCCCAATCACCTTTGACCAGCCCTGCTAGGCCTGGTTCTAACTCAACTCAACCTGAAGCAGTCAATTCCTCCAGACCCACTCCTGCATCTTTGACAGGACCTGCAAGACCAGCTCAGCCAATTTCCACCAACCCATCTAGGCCAGGTTTGACCAACACTACCTGCCCTGGTGTCCCTCAGCCTGCGGCTCCTAGGCCTGGGATCTACAAAACATCAGCTTGCACTTCTTTCCAGAGGGAACCCATTCGCACTGCTGTGACCAAGCCGCTGACCCCGCCCAAGCCTCAAAACCAGTATCTACTCCAGGATTTCGCCCTCCAACCAAATCCATGGAAGCAAGCCACTGTCCTTGGGCCAGTCATGTCAAAGCCCATCACAGATGAGCAGAGGCCAGAGCGGGAGGCCATGAAGAGGATGGCTCAACTAGAGCGTGAGAATGCTGCCAAATACACCTCTTTGGGGAAAGTGCAGTATTTcattgaaagggaaaaagaaatggaaatttccCGATACTATGGGTATGCGATATGA